In the Arachis ipaensis cultivar K30076 chromosome B10, Araip1.1, whole genome shotgun sequence genome, one interval contains:
- the LOC107623117 gene encoding trihelix transcription factor GT-2, whose product MENSTLPENSIENRKVAVAAAEGDSVSSDGLKGEDGERNSSGANRWPREETMALIKIRSEMDGAFRDISPKAPLWEQVSRKLGELGYERSAKKCKEKFENIYKYHRRTKEGRSGKRNGKTYRFFDQLEALDPHPNNNAVIQDAVPCSVRFPVTAMEHSSSATSSYSSGGGEDEGEGRRRKKKRRLRVFFEGLMREVLEKQESLQKKFMEVLDKCDQDRMAREQAWKTEELARIKKERELLAQERSIAAAKDEAVMSFIRKFAENSNNNGALQFPADNNNHLQEQEKEKEKEKEKEKEKEKDEVGNGINVGNFVHMSSSRWPKDEVEALIRLRTQVDEQLQQQQGNKGPLWEEVSTAMKGLGYDRSAKRCKEKWENINKYFKRMKEKNKRKPEDSKTCPYYHHLEAIYSKKPKNNNKLDDNDNDKKNELKPEELLMHIMNGQEERQQDPDQDQSSSEDADRDNHNGYQMLDNSPSSIPIMS is encoded by the exons ATGGAAAACTCGACCTTACCGGAAAATAGCATAGAGAACAGGAAGGTGGCGGTAGCAGCGGCGGAAGGCGACAGCGTATCGTCCGATGGTTTGAAAGGCGAAGATGGTGAGCGGAACTCAAGCGGCGCGAACCGGTGGCCGCGAGAAGAGACAATGGCTTTGATAAAAATTAGGTCTGAAATGGACGGCGCCTTCAGAGACATCAGCCCCAAAGCCCCTCTTTGGGAACAAGTCTCAAG GAAATTAGGTGAGCTGGGATATGAAAGGAGTGCGAAGAAGTGTAAAGAGAAGTTTGAGAATATTTACAAGTACCATAGGAGGACCAAGGAAGGCCGTTCCGGAAAGCGTAACGGAAAAACTTACCGTTTCTTTGATCAACTCGAAGCATTAGACCCGCACCCTAACAATAACGCCGTTATTCAAGATGCGGTTCCTTGTTCCGTTAGGTTTCCGGTTACTGCAATGGAGCATTCCAGTTCCGCCACTTCGTCTTACTCGAGCGGCGGGGGTGAAGACGAAGGTgaagggaggaggaggaagaagaagaggaggctgAGGGTGTTCTTTGAGGGGCTTATGAGGGAGGTTTTGGAGAAGCAAGAGAGCCTGCAGAAGAAGTTCATGGAAGTTCTCGATAAGTGCGACCAGGATCGAATGGCGAGGGAGCAAGCATGGAAGACGGAGGAGCTTGCCAGGATCAAGAAGGAGCGCGAGCTTCTCGCTCAGGAACGGTCGATTGCCGCCGCCAAGGACGAAGCGGTTATGTCCTTCATAAGAAAGTTTGCAGAAAACAGCAACAACAATGGCGCGCTGCAATTTCCAGCTGATAATAATAACCACCTCCAGGAgcaggagaaggagaaggagaaggagaaggagaaggagaaggagaaggagaaagacGAAGTTGGGAATGGCATCAATGTTGGGAATTTTGTGCACATGAGCTCTTCGCGGTGGCCTAAGGATGAAGTGGAGGCATTGATAAGGCTGAGGACACAAGTGGATGAGCAGTTACAGCAGCAGCAAGGGAACAAGGGACCGCTTTGGGAGGAGGTGTCTACGGCCATGAAGGGACTCGGATACGATCGGAGCGCAAAGAGGTGCAAGGAGAAGTGGGAGAACATCAACAAGTACTTCAagagaatgaaggagaagaacaaGAGGAAGCCCGAGGACTCTAAAACATGTCCCTATTATCACCATCTTGAGGCCATATACAGCAAGAAGCCCAAGAACAATAACAAGcttgatgataatgataatgacaaGAAGAACGAGTTGAAGCCTGAAGAGCTTTTGATGCATATCATGAATGGTCAAGAAGAGAGGCAGCAGGATCCAGATCAAGATCAGTCTTCATCTGAAGATGCAGACAGAGACAACCATAATGGATATCAGATGCTTGATAATAGTCCTTCTTCCATACCAATCATGAGTTAA